TAAGTCAAAAATAATGAGataataaatctaaatattgatatactaagtaaaaaaaaattatagtaagtaaaaaataataatagtaagtcaaaatattgagatagaaggtcaaaatattgagatactaagtcaaaatattgtgatactaaGTCAAAAATAATGAGATAGTAAGTCAAAAATAATGAGATAGTaaatcaaaatattgagatactaagtcaaaaaaaattatagtaagtaaaaaataataatagtaagtcaaaatattgagatagaaggtcaaaatattgagatactaagtcaaaatattgatatagaaagtcaaaaatattttgatactaagtcaaaatatttagatactgagtcaaaatattgagacaATAACTCATTATAATGAATTATAggaacttttttttgttcatcacAGTGGCGGAAATTGGCTTCCATAAGATGTCCTTTTTCTGTCGTTGTCCTTTCAGGCCGGGGTTACGCTACCCCAGCTGACCAGGCATCACCGGCCAACGGCCTGATAGTGGCTGTGATTGGTGCTGTGGTGGATGTCCAGTTTGATGAGGGCCTGCCTCCTATTCTCAATGCGCTGGAGGTGGCTGGTACGTGAGAGCAGGCCGGTGCTGGAAAGGCCATTGAAACGTGAAGACAAGAttaaaaataacattgtgatatcttttttttttgtcacggTTTGTcgttttttcattgttgataCTGTCAGTGAGCAAACATTCTTggtgaaaataatgttttaatgaaaacactggtaagaaaacacaacacttaCATGATGCTTAAGTTTAGCCAATCATGTGGCGAAGCTTCTTATTTAACTCCCTTTCTTGTATAAGGAGGTTGGTGCTGTGTTCTTTGAAGGCTTCAAAATCCTGTAAAAATAATGGCAGAATAAGATATGCTGAGCATGTTCTCAGCTCTATATGAGCCACTGACGATCACACTTTTCAATATTGCAGATTTCAACAAACCTTTTTCAGCATCCCATATTTTGTCACGGATTCATCAAGAGCAGACTGGAGAGACTTCACTTTACTATCTGCATTAACAGCTTCTGCTTCCCGTTCAAACCTGAGGCAAGGTCATGGACAAATATAGTCAGGGACAATACTTGTTAACCTTGGATTTTTATGCCTCTGTGCCAGcaacagccgtggccggaggcattactGTATATTTTCGGGTTGtcatgaacgcgatatctcacgAACACCTtgagtgaatttcttcaaatttggcgcaaatgtccacttggactcaaggatgaactgcttagattttggtggtcaaaggtcaaggtcactgtcacctcaaaaaacacattttaggccataactcaagaattcatatgctaattatgacaatttcacacaaatgtctaacaggataaaatgatgcagtgatgacattttggacagacgagGATGTAACCTGCAACTTGAtgggttggtggaggcatacaaccgcaaggtgGTAATTCTACTTCAGAAAGCAGTAGTGTGTTGTTGATGCACAATTTACCTGTCCTCTGCTTTGGCCCGGgcctttttctcttctttccatTTCGTCTCCAGTTGCTTGATTTCCTCTTGTTTCTCCTGTATTTAAGAAcaatttgtgtgtgcatgaagtTATTGGTTCATCAGAGCTTTGACTTCAGTGAGGAAAACAAATACTCTTTTTAATCACCTGTATTACTTTCCCTCTTTCCATAGACAGACGCAGTAATTTGTCCTTCTCTTTGGTGATGCTTGTTTTGCTTTCTCTCATGTTGATTTCCTTCAAAGCATTCTCTTCTTCAGCCTTTTGTAGCTTCAGCTTAAGGTCTGATTGTGGAGAGAAGGCCACAAGTTTACAAGTGTCTGTACTTTGTAGCACTTCAGAGAATGATACGTTGACTACCCACCATTGCACATCTTTACAGCatctctgttttgttgctgAGCATCATGCAATTGATCACTTAGCGATGCATCCTTGGCTTGATGCTGAGATTTTTGTTCCAGGAGTTTTGACTGGCATCCAGCTAATTTCTCCCTTAAAGATGGATTTAAAATAAAGGTATTCAATTTAGAACAACACAGAGAAAGGTTTCAGCTTTTTAAACGCTCACATTTGAATGTTTGGCAGTTTTACTGGATAAATTACTCACAAGATCAAAAGATGATTAAAACTGcttttgattaattttctgtctatcGACCAATAGATTGACCTTTCAGCACTATTAATAACTGACAATAGTTCTACTTACCGATATTCCTTCTCCGtatttgtgtatttctctgtcagCTGTTTGATTTCTTGCATCAGTTTTTGAACAAACACTTCTTTCTCTTGTAATTTGTGGGAGAAAAGAGTTTCATTTTCTGACTGCAGCTGTTTGTTTTCCAGCTTTAACTGGGCATTGTGGTTTTTGTGCTCGTCCATGAAGGCAATAATTGCCTGATTGTtgtcagctaaaaccataaATCTCTTCTCTAATACCTCTGACTTCTTTCTTTCACCGTCCAGTTGTTTCTGGCAGTCTGTTACTCGGCCCTCCAGCTCTATATTGATTTTTCTCAGGGCTAGACATTGGAGAAGCACCTCATCTGCTCTCTGTTTCAACAAGCAGATCAGACTTGACTGTTGCTCTATCCTAGACCGCAGCATCCTTGTCTCTGTTGCATCGTCCGCAGAAAGGCCGCAAAGCTGGGAACAAGGAAAAAGGCCCTGTGTTAAAACATGATACAGTACACAGGTGCTTTAGGCAGCTTCTTAATAAAGTTATGCTGTGTTTGGACAAGGACCTGACTGATACTGTTTATATGAGGCTGATAGTGATATCAACATTtgggcccttttcacagcagttattttgacatgtcatagtagGGTAAACACACGTataattgatcaaattaattatgatcCTGTTGTATTTAGAGTCCCAGCtgttccagtgagccagcatgcacaataccagggtcTGGGTCCGgctaaatggaacagggccatagTTTATGTCATTAAtttcacctgtgtttaccctgcagtGACATGGCCTATTGTGATCAAGATATGAACCGAAGGAGACATTTTTCAACACgtgaaaaataaacttaaagtgCTCTCTGGTAGACCAACTAtgtaaagatagatagatagatagatagatagatagatagatagatagatagatagatagatagatagtagctttattgatcccgagggaaattcaagtttccagcatcacagttccatagtgcaaaacatgttagtaaaaaggcagtaaaaaagttagtagtacaaagtacaaaaaaatataccagatataaaaatacaaggagatgaagaaaactgttaaaactgattAAGTGCacggtaacagctgtgatacacgactattaaaaaaagtgaatatagtgcagaagagactgttaaaa
This DNA window, taken from Sebastes fasciatus isolate fSebFas1 chromosome 14, fSebFas1.pri, whole genome shotgun sequence, encodes the following:
- the LOC141782715 gene encoding coiled-coil domain-containing protein 89; protein product: MATPQRNAESFMKVEGNTTELCGLSADDATETRMLRSRIEQQSSLICLLKQRADEVLLQCLALRKINIELEGRVTDCQKQLDGERKKSEVLEKRFMVLADNNQAIIAFMDEHKNHNAQLKLENKQLQSENETLFSHKLQEKEVFVQKLMQEIKQLTEKYTNTEKEYREKLAGCQSKLLEQKSQHQAKDASLSDQLHDAQQQNRDAVKMCNDLKLKLQKAEEENALKEINMRESKTSITKEKDKLLRLSMERGKVIQEKQEEIKQLETKWKEEKKARAKAEDRFEREAEAVNADSKVKSLQSALDESVTKYGMLKKDFEAFKEHSTNLLIQERELNKKLRHMIG